A single Mangrovimonas sp. YM274 DNA region contains:
- the mutS gene encoding DNA mismatch repair protein MutS has protein sequence MAKKAKKETPLMKQYNSIKAKYPDALLLFRVGDFYETFGEDAVKAAKILDIILTKRGAGSESETELAGFPHHSMNTYLPKLVKAGERVAICDQLEDPKQTKTIVKRGVTELVTPGVALNDDILHSKTNNFLAAVCFGRNVMGVSFLDVSTGEFLISQGNAEYVDKLLQNFSPSEVLVSKPKRNEFKTVFGEDFHTFYLEDWVFKDDYANETLLKHFNTKSLKGFGVEDLYEGIVASGAILHYLGETQHHKLQHITSIQRVTQKEHVWMDRFTIKNLELYHSTNQNAVTLVEVIDKTISPMGGRLLKRWLALPLVDLGKIQERHEVVEHLKDESVLQGKVQGHIKHIGDLERLISKVATGKINPREVIQLKNALEAIVPIKAMLSGSSNAALEKLGNALQMCEELRQRIKATLNEEAPVNILKGNSISSDYSAELKELRELSTSGKDYLDNMLERESERTGITSLKIASNNVFGYYIEVRNTHKDKVPAEWIRKQTLVNAERYITEELKEYEAKILGAEERILAIEQQLFAELVSWIGLFIQPVQKNASLIAQLDCLCGFAQLALERNYTRPEVNDTHVLDIKNGRHPVIEQQLPHGEAYIANDVFLDRDQQQIIMITGPNMSGKSAILRQTALIVLLAQIGSFVPAEAASIGLTDKIFTRVGASDNISMGESTFMVEMNETASILNNVSDRSLVLLDEIGRGTSTYDGISIAWAISEYLHEHPSRAKTLFATHYHELNEMAETFERIKNFNVSVKELKDNVLFLRKLVEGGSAHSFGIHVAKMAGMPQQVIHRANKILKQLEKSHSSEELTDKVKNLNDEMQLSFFNLDDPLLEQIREEIVTTDIDTLTPVEALMKLNDIKRMLLKKKQA, from the coding sequence TTGGAGATTTTTATGAGACCTTCGGGGAAGATGCCGTAAAGGCGGCTAAAATTTTGGACATTATTTTGACCAAACGTGGAGCGGGAAGTGAAAGTGAAACGGAGCTGGCAGGATTTCCGCACCATTCCATGAATACCTATTTGCCCAAGTTGGTAAAGGCAGGGGAACGTGTGGCCATCTGCGACCAATTGGAAGATCCCAAACAAACCAAGACTATTGTAAAACGTGGCGTTACCGAACTGGTAACACCCGGAGTGGCTCTTAACGATGATATTTTGCATTCCAAAACCAATAACTTTTTGGCAGCGGTGTGTTTTGGTAGAAATGTAATGGGCGTGTCGTTTTTGGATGTGTCTACGGGAGAGTTTCTGATTTCGCAAGGAAATGCCGAGTATGTAGATAAATTGCTTCAAAATTTTAGTCCTAGTGAGGTTTTGGTGTCCAAGCCAAAACGTAACGAGTTCAAAACTGTGTTTGGAGAAGATTTCCATACGTTTTACTTGGAAGATTGGGTGTTTAAGGATGACTATGCAAATGAAACTCTGTTGAAGCATTTCAATACAAAATCCTTAAAAGGATTTGGAGTAGAAGATCTCTATGAAGGAATAGTGGCTTCTGGAGCGATTTTGCATTATTTGGGAGAAACGCAGCACCATAAATTACAGCATATCACCTCCATTCAGCGCGTGACACAAAAGGAACATGTTTGGATGGATCGATTTACCATAAAGAATCTGGAACTGTACCATTCCACGAACCAAAATGCGGTGACCTTAGTTGAGGTGATTGACAAAACCATTTCTCCCATGGGAGGGCGTTTGCTCAAACGCTGGTTGGCATTGCCGTTGGTGGATTTGGGGAAAATACAGGAACGACATGAGGTGGTGGAACACCTTAAAGACGAATCGGTGTTACAAGGGAAAGTTCAGGGGCATATCAAGCATATTGGCGATTTGGAGCGTTTGATTTCCAAAGTCGCTACGGGTAAGATCAATCCCCGTGAGGTCATTCAGCTTAAAAATGCCTTGGAAGCTATTGTGCCTATTAAAGCCATGCTTTCTGGAAGTAGTAATGCAGCGCTTGAAAAACTGGGTAATGCCTTGCAGATGTGTGAAGAGTTGCGCCAACGTATTAAAGCGACTTTAAATGAAGAAGCGCCTGTAAATATTTTGAAGGGAAATTCCATTTCCTCGGATTATTCAGCGGAATTGAAAGAGCTACGAGAGTTGTCCACTTCAGGGAAGGATTACTTGGATAACATGTTGGAGCGCGAAAGTGAACGTACCGGGATTACGTCCTTGAAAATTGCTTCCAACAATGTGTTTGGTTATTATATAGAGGTAAGAAATACGCATAAAGATAAAGTTCCTGCGGAATGGATTAGAAAGCAAACGCTGGTTAATGCCGAGCGTTATATAACTGAAGAACTCAAGGAATACGAAGCCAAAATTTTAGGCGCTGAAGAACGCATTTTGGCCATAGAGCAGCAATTGTTCGCGGAACTCGTAAGTTGGATTGGTTTGTTTATTCAGCCTGTGCAAAAGAATGCCTCGTTGATTGCCCAATTGGATTGCTTGTGCGGATTCGCCCAATTGGCCTTGGAACGCAACTATACACGTCCCGAGGTGAACGATACCCATGTTTTGGATATTAAAAATGGAAGGCACCCAGTTATTGAGCAACAGTTGCCTCACGGCGAAGCCTATATTGCCAATGATGTGTTTTTGGATAGAGACCAACAGCAAATCATCATGATTACGGGGCCTAACATGTCCGGTAAGTCGGCTATTTTAAGGCAAACGGCCCTCATCGTGCTTTTGGCGCAAATAGGAAGTTTTGTGCCGGCTGAAGCGGCCAGTATTGGACTTACAGATAAGATTTTTACGAGGGTAGGGGCTAGTGATAACATTTCTATGGGAGAATCGACCTTTATGGTTGAGATGAACGAAACCGCCTCTATTTTGAACAATGTGTCCGATCGTAGTTTGGTACTCTTGGATGAGATTGGTCGTGGAACCAGTACCTATGACGGTATTTCCATTGCTTGGGCCATCAGTGAGTATTTGCACGAACATCCAAGTCGGGCTAAAACGCTATTCGCTACCCATTACCACGAGCTGAACGAAATGGCAGAAACCTTCGAGCGCATTAAAAACTTCAACGTTTCTGTAAAGGAATTAAAGGACAATGTGCTGTTCTTGAGAAAGCTTGTAGAAGGCGGAAGTGCCCACAGTTTTGGTATCCACGTAGCCAAAATGGCGGGGATGCCTCAGCAGGTCATTCATCGAGCCAATAAAATTTTGAAACAATTGGAGAAATCGCATTCCAGTGAGGAGCTTACGGATAAGGTGAAAAACCTCAATGACGAGATGCAATTGAGCTTTTTTAATCTTGATGATCCGTTGTTGGAGCAGATCCGGGAAGAGATTGTAACTACCGATATTGATACCTTAACACCGGTGGAAGCCCTAATGAAGCTGAACGATATAAAACGTATGTTGCTGAAAAAGAAACAGGCATAA
- a CDS encoding PEP/pyruvate-binding domain-containing protein, which produces MKPIKALLIFLLCVPFLVFSQHSNSTTIDNAKIKSMIAAYKVDARGPYRDIRWFCEDGSINMPKEPCEGDGVQHARYKEEVVALGEQNHVYLGQILASTDVDAFWDKANYHSRIKQYMLEKYLKSVDDGWINRKAQFYRGAIQAEDEEAWGKGFFIELLANDSYIDKHFYFLRQAIKDLPHAGDDNVAQLMRSQSKAVADAYEPFMNLRIKIHGQPEVSDISKVEEFKKSQGSKLTPGLQKDLDELVKTMERFFEPVQVASLSDYLKDVTNKDIASYFSGFIEGYTNAPITETIEASADAMWYIREHMLEESSPQGRLALFDLSLKLELLITKQIAEYPEEDLKSLTDKICYLSMASAASGYTELWEWDQLQVSLSEKGSNEAALEGLQDLLVAVRQQLEWGTGKNSAVFGSVVSLYEGFEPLAHGFLDDRIRGSVALYLGNSIGKLGNFITEASSLSNHVLNLNNQSHIHGLNPGYAFGELVVVEGSAENMEVNPNNIYVFGRPPSDLKPVAGILNVSEGNLVSHVQLLARNLGIPNAAVSSANVASFKKHAGEKVFYAVSNSGTVIMKLESDMTDEERKLFSKAEQSHEMITVPVEKIKLDRNTTMSLSEVNAASSGIYCGPKAANLGELKQNFPDHVVNGFVIPFGVFLEHMKQTIPGKEQTYWEYLNSIFANARQMSEQGKSAKTVEAYQLKELAQLRNLIIEMPLTDAFVGNLETSFTSILGGDLGSVPVFLRSDTNMEDLKSFTGAGLNLTLFNVLEKEKIIQGIKTVWASPYTERSFKWRQKYLTNPENVYPSIVVIPGVDNDFSGVMITKGVTSGKTDEITVAFSRGVGGAVDGQVAETWAIASNGSNRLIAPSREPFYNSLPQTGGTEKHVATFEEPILSPDTRRQINLFSKTLVDKMEAQGIQGPYDVELGFKDGKLWLFQVRPFVENKRAKSSTYLESISPIVDMQKTLSLNTKL; this is translated from the coding sequence ATGAAGCCAATCAAAGCCCTTCTTATCTTCTTACTTTGTGTTCCTTTTTTAGTTTTTTCACAGCATTCCAATTCTACAACCATCGACAATGCAAAAATTAAATCCATGATTGCTGCCTATAAGGTAGATGCGCGGGGGCCATATCGTGACATTCGTTGGTTCTGCGAGGATGGAAGCATTAATATGCCAAAAGAACCTTGTGAGGGAGACGGTGTACAACATGCTAGGTACAAGGAAGAGGTTGTAGCTTTAGGGGAGCAGAACCATGTGTATTTGGGGCAGATTTTGGCGTCTACCGATGTTGATGCCTTTTGGGATAAGGCCAATTACCATTCTCGAATCAAGCAGTACATGTTGGAGAAATATCTAAAATCAGTTGATGATGGATGGATTAACCGAAAAGCGCAATTTTACAGGGGAGCCATTCAAGCAGAAGATGAAGAGGCTTGGGGAAAAGGGTTTTTTATTGAGTTGCTTGCTAATGACAGCTATATAGACAAGCATTTTTACTTCTTGCGTCAGGCGATAAAAGATTTGCCGCATGCCGGTGATGATAATGTGGCGCAACTTATGCGCAGTCAATCCAAAGCGGTTGCAGATGCCTATGAGCCATTTATGAATTTAAGAATTAAAATTCACGGCCAACCGGAAGTGTCGGACATCTCCAAAGTTGAAGAATTCAAAAAAAGTCAGGGGAGCAAGCTTACCCCGGGGCTTCAAAAGGATTTGGATGAATTGGTGAAAACTATGGAGCGCTTTTTTGAACCCGTGCAAGTGGCTTCGTTGTCAGATTATTTAAAAGATGTGACCAATAAAGATATCGCTTCATATTTCAGTGGGTTTATTGAAGGTTATACCAATGCTCCAATCACCGAAACCATTGAAGCCTCGGCGGATGCCATGTGGTACATTAGGGAGCATATGTTGGAAGAGTCCTCTCCTCAAGGGCGTTTGGCCTTATTTGATTTGTCCTTGAAATTGGAATTGTTGATCACCAAGCAAATTGCCGAATATCCTGAGGAAGATTTAAAATCCTTAACCGATAAAATTTGTTATCTCAGTATGGCCTCGGCTGCTTCGGGGTATACAGAGTTGTGGGAATGGGACCAGTTGCAAGTATCTCTTTCTGAAAAGGGGAGTAATGAAGCTGCTTTGGAAGGTTTGCAGGATCTTTTGGTAGCAGTAAGACAACAATTGGAATGGGGAACAGGAAAGAATAGTGCCGTTTTTGGGTCTGTGGTGTCTCTTTACGAAGGATTCGAACCCTTGGCTCATGGGTTTTTGGATGATAGAATTAGAGGTTCTGTGGCCTTGTATTTGGGAAATAGTATTGGGAAGTTGGGGAATTTTATAACCGAAGCTTCCTCTTTGAGCAACCACGTTTTGAACTTGAATAACCAAAGTCACATCCATGGTTTGAATCCTGGATACGCGTTTGGAGAATTGGTAGTTGTGGAAGGTTCTGCCGAAAATATGGAAGTCAATCCCAATAATATTTATGTGTTCGGAAGGCCGCCTTCCGATTTGAAACCAGTGGCTGGAATTTTAAATGTTTCCGAAGGGAATCTTGTGTCGCATGTACAATTATTGGCCAGAAATTTGGGAATCCCCAACGCAGCAGTTTCCAGTGCTAATGTGGCCTCTTTTAAAAAGCATGCCGGCGAAAAAGTATTTTATGCGGTTTCCAATTCAGGTACTGTAATTATGAAATTGGAAAGTGACATGACCGATGAAGAGCGCAAGCTGTTTAGTAAAGCAGAACAAAGTCATGAAATGATTACGGTGCCAGTGGAGAAAATCAAACTGGATCGTAATACGACGATGAGCCTAAGTGAGGTCAATGCCGCTTCATCAGGTATTTATTGTGGACCGAAAGCTGCCAATTTGGGTGAGTTGAAACAAAATTTTCCAGACCATGTAGTTAATGGCTTTGTGATTCCTTTTGGGGTGTTTTTGGAACATATGAAACAAACCATTCCTGGAAAGGAGCAGACTTACTGGGAATATTTGAATAGCATTTTTGCCAATGCACGACAAATGAGCGAGCAAGGGAAATCAGCTAAAACGGTCGAAGCATATCAGCTAAAGGAATTAGCTCAATTGCGAAATTTGATTATTGAAATGCCTTTAACCGATGCTTTTGTGGGCAATTTGGAGACTTCATTTACCTCCATTTTAGGAGGTGATTTGGGCAGTGTGCCCGTGTTTTTGAGAAGTGATACCAATATGGAAGATCTTAAAAGTTTTACAGGGGCGGGCTTGAATTTGACCTTGTTCAACGTTCTTGAAAAAGAAAAAATCATTCAAGGAATCAAGACCGTTTGGGCGTCGCCTTATACAGAACGCAGCTTTAAATGGCGCCAAAAATATTTGACCAATCCAGAAAATGTATATCCTTCTATCGTAGTGATTCCTGGGGTGGACAATGATTTTTCGGGGGTGATGATTACCAAAGGTGTCACTTCTGGAAAAACCGATGAGATTACCGTGGCTTTTAGTAGAGGCGTTGGTGGTGCTGTAGATGGGCAGGTCGCCGAAACTTGGGCCATTGCTTCCAATGGCAGTAATCGTTTAATTGCGCCTTCCCGTGAACCATTTTATAATTCCTTGCCGCAAACCGGTGGCACAGAGAAACATGTTGCCACTTTTGAGGAGCCTATTTTAAGTCCTGATACCCGAAGGCAAATAAATCTATTTAGTAAAACACTTGTGGATAAAATGGAAGCACAAGGAATTCAAGGGCCTTATGATGTGGAATTGGGCTTTAAAGATGGGAAACTGTGGTTGTTTCAGGTAAGGCCTTTTGTGGAAAATAAACGAGCCAAAAGCTCCACCTATTTGGAGTCTATTTCGCCTATAGTAGATATGCAAAAAACACTTTCACTCAATACAAAACTATAA
- a CDS encoding serine hydrolase: MKLRFGIGILIVAMGLSLSSFYPIDGYDRTGIKRLVYWERVKKGEVESHRIPAGAFYPMDSIKLNLLSRKDEFLGMPAVDDALQKKVDALFKGLDKNYSLTVLDMTEGHPVRYAQHRETVGYQPGSVGKLVVLASFFEGLCRVYPNDFDKRLALMKAKTIKAGDWALYDHHTVPVYNLETQKMVKRKVNEKDVFTLYEWLDNMVSVSNNGAASVVWREALLMHVFEDKYPDLTFEEAESYFKETPKKELSELAIKIVNQPLRDIGITEDEWRLGKFFTNGAGNHIPGTGGSIGTPIGLMKYMVALEKGDFIDKASSLEMKRLLYLTDRRIRYAASKKLDSAAVYYKSGSFYKCDRSKNPGCGDYEGNVYNYMNSVAIVEQPDGSRYAVCLMSNVLNKNSAYDHLMLASKIDALIRD; encoded by the coding sequence ATGAAATTAAGATTTGGCATTGGTATTCTAATAGTAGCTATGGGACTTTCGTTATCCTCATTTTATCCCATAGATGGTTATGACCGCACAGGAATCAAACGTTTGGTGTATTGGGAACGGGTTAAAAAAGGAGAGGTTGAAAGCCATCGTATTCCAGCAGGAGCCTTTTACCCAATGGATTCCATAAAGTTGAATTTGCTGAGCAGAAAAGATGAATTTTTAGGGATGCCGGCAGTAGATGATGCGCTCCAAAAGAAAGTGGATGCCCTTTTTAAAGGCTTGGATAAAAACTATTCTTTGACGGTTTTGGATATGACGGAGGGGCATCCGGTACGGTATGCCCAACATAGGGAAACGGTGGGGTATCAACCTGGTAGCGTTGGGAAGTTGGTAGTGTTGGCATCTTTTTTTGAGGGACTTTGCCGTGTCTATCCAAACGATTTTGACAAGCGTTTAGCCTTGATGAAAGCTAAGACAATAAAGGCGGGTGACTGGGCTTTGTATGATCATCATACGGTGCCTGTTTATAATTTGGAAACTCAAAAAATGGTGAAGCGGAAGGTAAATGAAAAGGACGTGTTTACGCTTTATGAATGGTTGGATAATATGGTTTCGGTAAGTAATAATGGTGCAGCTAGTGTGGTGTGGCGCGAAGCCTTGTTGATGCATGTGTTTGAAGATAAATACCCCGATTTAACCTTTGAAGAAGCTGAATCCTATTTTAAAGAAACACCTAAAAAGGAACTGTCTGAATTGGCTATAAAAATTGTTAATCAGCCCTTGAGGGATATTGGAATTACGGAAGACGAATGGCGTTTAGGGAAATTTTTTACTAATGGAGCAGGAAATCATATACCGGGAACAGGGGGCAGTATAGGAACTCCAATTGGTTTGATGAAATACATGGTAGCTTTGGAAAAGGGAGATTTTATAGATAAGGCTTCTAGCTTGGAGATGAAACGCTTATTGTATTTAACCGATAGACGTATCCGATATGCGGCTTCCAAAAAATTGGATAGCGCGGCGGTGTATTATAAATCCGGGAGCTTTTACAAATGCGACCGAAGTAAAAATCCTGGGTGCGGCGATTATGAGGGCAATGTGTATAATTATATGAATTCGGTGGCTATTGTGGAACAGCCAGACGGCTCTCGGTATGCGGTTTGTTTAATGTCCAATGTGCTTAATAAAAATTCAGCTTATGACCATTTGATGTTGGCATCTAAAATAGATGCACTTATTAGAGATTAA